A DNA window from Siniperca chuatsi isolate FFG_IHB_CAS linkage group LG6, ASM2008510v1, whole genome shotgun sequence contains the following coding sequences:
- the scly gene encoding selenocysteine lyase, whose amino-acid sequence MAKQSDDISSVKGYTFTGHTFHHHSEMNLDRIYMDYNATTPLEPEVIQAISEALHDAWGNPSSSYVAGAKAKAMINQSRENVARMVGGKAGDIIFTSGGTEANNLVLHTAVEHFRRNCKAAEQGEGHQNASNGLPHIITSNVEHDSVKLAAEQLQRDGKADVTYVPVSKVTGRVEVEDIIAVVRPNTCLISIMLANNETGVIMPIQEICQRIKSLNKQHERLRILLHTDAAQALGKVRVDACELGVDYLTIVGHKFYAPRIGALYVKGPGTKTPLYPMLFGGGQERNFRPGTENTPMIAGLGKAAELVTSNLSDYESHMRSTKLYLEERLKAVFKDKIHFNSHYPDSDILPNTCNVSILGPTLQGWRVLSNCTRLLASVGAACHSNSGNRPSHILLSCGVPSEVAANALRLSVGRGTTKADVDAVVEDLRETVQLLEEMD is encoded by the exons ATGGCCAAACAATCTGATGACATCTCCTCGGTAAAGGGTTACACCTTCACTGGCCATACCTTTCACCATCATTCAGAAATGAATCTGGACAG GATCTACATGGACTACAATGCCACTACTCCGCTGGAACCAGAAGTGATCCAGGCCATTTCTGAAGCCCTCCACGATGCCTGGGGAAACCCGAGTAGCAGTTATGTAGCAG GTGCTAAAGCCAAGGCAATGATTAATCAGTCCAGAGAGAATGTGGCGAGAATGGTTGGAGGTAAAGCAGGTGACATCATTTTCACATCAGGTGGAACAGAG GCCAATAACCTGGTGCTCCACACTGCTGTAGAGCACTTCAGGAGAAACTGCAAGGCTGCAGAGCAAGGTGAAGGGCACCAGAATGCAAGCAATGGCCTCCCTCACATTATCACCTCGAATGTGGAGCATGACTCGGTCAAACTGGCAGCTGAGCAACTACAGAGAGATGGCAAGGCCG atgTGACATATGTGCCTGTGTCTAAGGTGACAGGCCGTGTGGAGGTGGAGGATATCATTGCTGTGGTGCGTCCCAACACTTGTCTCATCTCTATCATGCTGGCCAACAATGAGACAGGAGTCATCATG CCAATCCAAGAGATCTGCCAGAGGATCAAGTCTCTCAACAAGCAGCATGAGCGGCTCAGGATCCTGCTCCACACTGATGCCGCTCAGGCTCTGGGGAAAGTCCGAGTAGATGCCTGTGAACTGGGAGTGGATTACCTTACCATAGTGGGGCACAAG TTCTATGCCCCCCGGATTGGTGCTTTGTATGTGAAAGGCCCTGGAACGAAAACACCATTGTATCCGATGCTGTttggaggaggacaggagagaaaCTTCAGACCAGG cacagaaaacacaccGATGATTGCTGGTCTGGGAAAG GCTGCAGAACTGGTGACGTCTAATCTGTCTGATTATGAGAGTCATATGCGAAGTACCAAACTTTACTTGGAAGAACGACTCAAG GCCGTCTTTAAAGACAAGATCCACTTCAACAGCCATTACCCTGACTCTGATATCCTCCCCAACACATGTAACGTGTCCATCCTGGGTCCAACATTACAAG GCTGGAGGGTATTGTCCAACTGTACGAGGCTGTTGGCCAGCGTTGGTGCCGCCTGCCACTCAAACAGTGGAAACAG GCCTTCCCATATCCTTCTGAGCTGTGGCGTCCCCTCAGAGGTGGCAGCTAATGCCTTGAGGTTGAGCGTGGGCAGGGGGACGACCAAAGCAGATGTGGACGCAGTCGTGGAGGACTTGAGGGAAACTGTGCAACTGCTGGAAGAAATGGACTGA